A single window of Acetobacteraceae bacterium DNA harbors:
- the aspS gene encoding aspartate--tRNA ligase, which translates to MNFYRTHHCEQLRASDAGKDVRLSGWLQSKRDHGGVLFLDLRDSHGVTQIVVPAGSPLTAELEKLRIESVITIEGKVILRGEGQQNAKIPTGEIEVSAEKLTIISSAEMLPFQIHSNEKYPEDLRLKYRFLDLRRPQMRNNILLRSKVISSLRRHMEGEGFLELQTPILTASSPEGARDFLVPARLHPGKFYALPQAPQQFKQLAMVGGFEKYFQIAPCFRDEASRADRSPGEFYQMDMEMAFATQDDVFEVLERVLSGVFKEFVPADWNVDTAPFRRIPYAESMAKYGCDKPDLRNPLILSNVTEAFENSSFGLFAKIAADGGRVVAIPAPGAAEKGRAFFDKLNKWAREEGMGGLGYVIFAEEGAKGPIAKNLEEDRLAKIKEISGVKDGDAVFFLASSGKPEELNRFAAVARMKVAESLDLVEKNAYRFCWVVDFPMYERDEETGQIDFSHNPFSMPQGGMDALLNKDPLEINAWQYDIVCNGVELSSGAIRNHQPELMIKAFEIAGYPAEEVEKRFGGLYNAFKFGAPPHGGAAPGVDRMVMLLADEPNIREVTLFPLNQKGEDLMMEAPAEITPERWKELNLKLSLPPKPTVSVEKK; encoded by the coding sequence ATGAATTTCTATCGGACACATCATTGTGAACAGCTTCGGGCTTCGGATGCTGGAAAAGACGTACGCCTTTCAGGCTGGTTGCAAAGTAAACGTGACCATGGCGGCGTCCTATTTCTGGATTTAAGAGACTCTCACGGCGTCACGCAAATTGTTGTGCCCGCTGGTAGCCCATTGACCGCAGAGCTTGAAAAGCTTCGGATTGAAAGCGTCATTACCATTGAGGGAAAAGTCATTCTTCGTGGCGAAGGCCAGCAGAATGCTAAAATCCCAACAGGGGAAATTGAAGTCAGCGCTGAAAAACTCACCATCATTTCTTCTGCTGAGATGCTGCCATTTCAAATTCACAGCAATGAAAAATATCCTGAGGATTTGCGTTTAAAATACCGCTTTTTAGATTTGCGCCGTCCGCAGATGCGTAACAATATCCTTTTAAGAAGCAAAGTGATTTCAAGCCTCCGCCGTCACATGGAAGGGGAAGGCTTCTTAGAGCTTCAAACCCCGATTTTGACAGCTTCCTCTCCAGAGGGGGCAAGAGATTTCTTAGTGCCGGCCCGTTTACATCCGGGTAAATTCTATGCGTTGCCACAAGCCCCACAGCAATTTAAGCAGTTGGCAATGGTTGGCGGATTTGAAAAATATTTCCAAATTGCCCCATGTTTCCGTGACGAAGCCTCCCGTGCAGACCGTAGCCCGGGTGAGTTTTATCAGATGGATATGGAAATGGCCTTTGCAACACAGGATGACGTGTTCGAAGTGCTGGAGCGTGTCCTTTCTGGTGTCTTTAAAGAATTTGTTCCGGCTGACTGGAACGTTGACACAGCACCATTCCGCCGTATTCCTTATGCGGAATCAATGGCAAAATATGGCTGTGATAAACCAGATTTGCGTAATCCGCTTATTCTTTCCAATGTGACGGAAGCTTTTGAAAATTCTTCCTTTGGTCTTTTCGCAAAAATAGCGGCTGATGGTGGCCGTGTTGTTGCTATTCCGGCACCGGGTGCTGCGGAAAAAGGTCGTGCATTCTTTGATAAGCTCAATAAATGGGCAAGAGAAGAGGGCATGGGCGGTCTTGGCTATGTGATTTTTGCCGAAGAAGGGGCCAAAGGCCCAATCGCTAAAAATCTTGAAGAAGACCGTTTGGCAAAAATCAAAGAAATCTCCGGCGTAAAAGATGGCGATGCCGTCTTCTTCTTGGCTTCTTCCGGAAAACCGGAAGAGTTGAACCGCTTTGCAGCCGTTGCTAGAATGAAAGTTGCGGAATCTTTGGATCTTGTGGAAAAAAATGCCTACCGTTTCTGCTGGGTTGTTGATTTCCCAATGTATGAACGGGATGAGGAAACAGGGCAGATTGATTTCTCTCATAATCCATTCTCGATGCCGCAAGGTGGCATGGATGCGTTACTGAATAAAGATCCTTTGGAAATTAACGCATGGCAGTATGATATTGTCTGTAATGGCGTTGAGCTTTCCTCTGGTGCAATCAGAAACCATCAACCGGAACTCATGATTAAAGCCTTTGAAATTGCAGGCTATCCGGCAGAAGAAGTCGAAAAACGCTTTGGCGGACTTTATAATGCCTTTAAATTTGGCGCACCGCCACATGGGGGTGCTGCTCCAGGAGTGGATCGTATGGTCATGCTCTTGGCCGATGAACCAAATATAAGAGAAGTCACACTCTTCCCATTAAACCAAAAAGGGGAAGATTTGATGATGGAAGCGCCAGCGGAAATCACGCCAGAACGTTGGAAAGAGCTAAATCTTAAACTCTCCCTTCCACCGAAACCAACAGTCTCTGTTGAAAAGAAATAA
- a CDS encoding arginine--tRNA ligase produces the protein MTQEDKSQQTQETPALDITKDGDLLDAVKKIVCEALASKLDLPEEIVSRVELTLSRDAAHGDVSTNAAMIASRPLKTAPRVLAEKIIEALKDHKAFTKIEVAGPGFINFTLEKNILRQVIPAILTQGWENWGRSTLGANKKVNVEYVSANPTGPLHVGHCRGAVVGDALAGVLERAGYDVCREYYINDAGNQVKALAWASYWRYLEAIGKPVPAEEFTKVAPGGLQYQGEYLKPVGQELKEKFGNKLAEDGLLSPSEETIALIRKKAVAMMMEDIKQDLEALGIRQEIFTSEAMIFDEGKVDKTIASLEGKNLVYEGTLPPPKGKLPDDWEERPQRLFRSTDFGDDVDRALKKSDGTNTYFANDLGYHADKAGRADIMINVWGADHGGYVSRLKSGVKAFSDDKIDFEILLCQIVRILKDGEPFKMSKRAGTFVTVRDLLDEVDKDAVRFTILTRKADAQMDFDLDLAVAQSRDNPVFYVQYAHARCCSVLRMAQEKFEDADITPLEQVDLSSLTAEEELGMLRRVAEFPKIVEAAAQHREPHRIATYSMQLAADFHALWNKGNDNLALRFIQEDKAATFARLALVKTVAETIKAALSVIGVEAREEMR, from the coding sequence ATGACACAAGAGGATAAATCACAACAAACGCAAGAAACACCTGCTTTGGATATTACCAAAGACGGGGATTTACTGGATGCGGTAAAGAAAATTGTTTGTGAGGCTTTGGCAAGTAAACTAGATCTGCCGGAGGAAATCGTTTCCCGTGTTGAATTAACCCTTTCCCGTGATGCTGCACATGGCGATGTTTCGACCAATGCAGCAATGATTGCGTCACGTCCGCTTAAAACAGCCCCAAGAGTTTTGGCTGAAAAAATTATTGAGGCGCTGAAGGATCATAAAGCCTTCACGAAAATTGAAGTCGCAGGACCGGGCTTTATTAATTTTACACTCGAAAAAAATATTTTACGCCAAGTTATTCCAGCTATTTTAACGCAAGGCTGGGAGAATTGGGGGCGCTCTACATTAGGGGCAAATAAAAAGGTCAATGTGGAATATGTTTCTGCAAATCCTACAGGGCCTCTGCATGTTGGGCATTGCCGTGGTGCTGTTGTCGGGGATGCTTTGGCGGGCGTTTTGGAACGTGCCGGATATGATGTTTGTCGTGAGTATTATATCAATGACGCCGGCAATCAGGTCAAAGCCTTAGCATGGGCTTCTTACTGGCGTTATTTGGAGGCCATTGGCAAGCCTGTTCCGGCGGAAGAATTTACTAAGGTTGCGCCGGGCGGTTTGCAATATCAGGGTGAATATCTCAAACCTGTCGGTCAAGAGCTGAAAGAAAAATTTGGCAATAAATTGGCAGAGGATGGATTGCTTTCTCCTTCGGAGGAAACCATTGCGCTTATCCGTAAAAAAGCGGTTGCCATGATGATGGAAGATATTAAGCAGGATTTAGAAGCGCTAGGTATCCGGCAGGAAATTTTCACCAGTGAGGCGATGATTTTTGATGAGGGTAAGGTGGATAAAACCATCGCCTCCCTCGAAGGAAAAAATCTTGTCTATGAGGGCACGCTACCGCCGCCCAAAGGAAAACTGCCAGACGATTGGGAAGAGCGTCCACAAAGACTTTTCCGTTCGACCGATTTTGGAGATGATGTAGATCGTGCTCTGAAAAAGAGTGACGGCACAAATACTTATTTTGCCAATGATCTTGGTTATCATGCGGATAAAGCCGGTCGTGCTGATATTATGATAAATGTTTGGGGCGCAGATCATGGTGGATATGTTTCCCGTCTAAAATCCGGTGTGAAAGCTTTTTCAGACGATAAGATCGATTTTGAGATTTTGCTTTGCCAGATTGTCCGTATTTTAAAAGATGGCGAACCTTTTAAAATGTCTAAAAGAGCAGGGACTTTTGTCACTGTAAGAGATCTTTTGGACGAGGTGGATAAGGATGCTGTGCGTTTTACGATCTTGACCCGTAAGGCAGACGCACAGATGGATTTTGACCTTGATTTAGCTGTGGCACAAAGCCGTGATAATCCTGTCTTTTATGTGCAATATGCCCATGCAAGATGCTGTTCTGTTTTAAGAATGGCGCAAGAGAAATTCGAAGATGCAGATATTACACCGCTTGAGCAGGTAGATCTTTCTTCCCTTACGGCAGAAGAAGAACTCGGCATGTTAAGGCGTGTTGCTGAATTTCCTAAAATTGTTGAGGCCGCTGCACAGCATCGTGAGCCGCATAGAATTGCAACTTATTCCATGCAGTTAGCCGCTGATTTCCACGCTTTGTGGAACAAAGGCAATGATAATCTTGCGTTACGTTTTATTCAAGAGGATAAGGCGGCAACCTTTGCCCGGTTAGCTTTGGTGAAAACGGTTGCAGAGACGATTAAAGCTGCTTTATCCGTTATTGGTGTGGAAGCACGTGAGGAAATGCGTTAA
- a CDS encoding iron-sulfur cluster assembly accessory protein, translating into MTHDFSLSSGAKKRISEILSEQNKDTAEKSGVRILVDSGGCNGFQYKFSVDTTNTAEDIIIEEDGAIVIIDKISLDLLKGSELQYEDELMGAHFKIKNPNAASSCGCGNSFSLADEE; encoded by the coding sequence ATGACACATGATTTTTCCCTTTCCTCTGGAGCTAAAAAACGCATTAGCGAAATTCTCTCTGAGCAAAATAAAGATACCGCTGAAAAATCCGGCGTCCGCATTTTGGTTGATTCCGGCGGATGCAACGGATTTCAATATAAATTTTCCGTTGATACAACAAATACGGCGGAAGATATTATTATTGAAGAAGACGGCGCTATCGTCATCATTGATAAAATCAGTCTCGACCTTCTCAAAGGGAGCGAGCTGCAGTATGAGGACGAGCTAATGGGGGCGCATTTTAAGATTAAAAATCCCAATGCAGCCTCTTCTTGCGGTTGTGGCAATAGTTTTTCGCTAGCTGACGAAGAATAA
- the xth gene encoding exodeoxyribonuclease III, which produces MSSFTIASWNINSIRARSHLVMDWLERHPECLAVVLQEIKCEESQFPKCFEEADYYVSIKGQKAYNGVAIISREKLETRKTGLEGQEESGSRYLEAILPTPLGKIILGNLYLPNGNSNGEIGLQQKFDFFEALRLRGKELLENKENFIFLGDFNVCPSKKDYAPNTLPETDALLHPQSLAGWRSLKWLGLTDALRALHPDEVIYTFYDYQGGAFQRGRGLRIDHALLTPKLAELLEKVEIDIEERGKEKPSDHCPIILSFPKEKDDQGIYALS; this is translated from the coding sequence ATGTCTTCTTTTACCATTGCCTCTTGGAATATTAACTCAATCCGTGCCCGCTCTCATCTTGTGATGGATTGGCTGGAAAGACATCCTGAATGTTTAGCGGTCGTTCTACAAGAAATTAAATGTGAAGAAAGCCAGTTCCCAAAATGTTTCGAAGAGGCGGACTATTACGTCAGTATCAAAGGGCAAAAGGCCTATAATGGGGTGGCTATTATCAGCCGAGAAAAGCTTGAAACCCGCAAAACAGGATTAGAAGGCCAAGAAGAATCTGGCTCTCGCTATCTTGAGGCTATCCTGCCTACCCCTTTAGGCAAGATCATTTTAGGTAATCTCTATCTCCCAAATGGTAACTCTAATGGGGAAATTGGTTTACAACAGAAATTTGATTTCTTTGAGGCCTTAAGATTGCGTGGTAAAGAGCTTTTAGAAAATAAAGAAAATTTTATTTTCCTAGGTGATTTTAACGTCTGTCCCAGCAAAAAAGATTACGCCCCCAATACACTTCCTGAAACAGATGCCCTCTTACATCCTCAAAGCCTCGCCGGATGGCGGAGCCTCAAATGGCTTGGCCTTACGGATGCGTTAAGAGCTTTGCATCCTGATGAAGTCATTTATACGTTCTATGATTATCAAGGCGGCGCATTTCAGCGTGGCAGAGGATTAAGAATTGACCACGCCTTGCTCACGCCGAAACTCGCAGAATTATTAGAAAAAGTTGAAATTGACATCGAAGAACGTGGCAAAGAAAAACCCTCTGACCACTGCCCCATCATCCTCTCTTTCCCAAAAGAAAAAGACGATCAAGGGATCTATGCGCTTTCTTAA
- a CDS encoding DUF2076 domain-containing protein encodes MNSEEQNIIGQFVARVGGGHGVQQALPPIDPEADRYIGQEFQRYPEARYRVTQLAVVQEAALRNAQSRIQYLENQLQQAKAALAQKQQSQGGGFFSNLFGGGRSNPAQGYPPPPTAQGMRPPPGYGQQYAPPPPQYGQPPMSAFQSSGTGFLGSALRTATGVAGGMLAAHAIEGLFSGHHEAGAGGFGEGGAGFGAGAAEAGGGYDPSTDPFAGSGMEDNGGFADDDFGGGFDGGDFGGFDDSMF; translated from the coding sequence ATGAATAGTGAAGAGCAAAATATCATCGGTCAATTTGTTGCCAGAGTAGGTGGCGGACACGGCGTGCAGCAGGCACTTCCCCCCATTGATCCAGAGGCAGATCGATATATCGGACAGGAGTTTCAGCGTTATCCAGAGGCGAGGTACCGTGTCACACAGCTTGCTGTGGTGCAGGAGGCCGCTTTGCGGAATGCGCAATCCCGTATTCAATATTTAGAAAACCAGCTTCAACAAGCAAAAGCCGCACTTGCACAAAAACAGCAATCGCAGGGCGGTGGTTTCTTTTCAAATCTATTCGGCGGTGGAAGATCCAATCCTGCACAGGGATATCCGCCGCCACCAACAGCGCAGGGGATGCGTCCGCCACCAGGCTATGGTCAGCAATATGCACCGCCGCCACCGCAATACGGCCAGCCACCAATGAGTGCTTTTCAATCTTCCGGAACAGGGTTTTTAGGCTCTGCTTTGCGGACAGCGACAGGTGTTGCTGGCGGTATGCTTGCCGCACATGCGATTGAAGGACTCTTCTCAGGACATCATGAGGCCGGTGCTGGTGGATTTGGCGAAGGCGGTGCCGGTTTTGGCGCAGGTGCAGCAGAGGCCGGCGGTGGCTACGACCCCTCAACAGATCCTTTTGCCGGCTCCGGTATGGAAGATAATGGCGGATTTGCCGATGATGATTTCGGTGGCGGTTTTGATGGCGGCGATTTCGGCGGGTTTGACGATTCGATGTTCTAA
- a CDS encoding cupin domain-containing protein translates to MPKSQNEIHTSRSSEKDNDVKIFNLLALSKQFPKSASSMMMDMYLKNSPESSIRLFRLYKEVKPHHHNECDEILYIISGEGNIWIESPENSQSFSPGMLVTFPRGVKHAIQPDLGKEPVIFFSIDTPRREKKDIVFENPKDGTSDDFMGHL, encoded by the coding sequence ATGCCAAAATCTCAAAATGAAATCCATACTTCCCGTTCTTCAGAAAAAGATAACGATGTAAAGATTTTTAATCTCCTAGCGCTTTCAAAACAGTTTCCTAAAAGCGCCTCCTCTATGATGATGGACATGTACCTTAAAAATAGTCCTGAAAGCAGCATTCGACTTTTCAGATTATATAAAGAGGTCAAACCCCATCATCACAATGAATGCGATGAAATCCTCTATATCATTTCAGGAGAAGGCAATATCTGGATTGAAAGTCCAGAAAACAGCCAGTCTTTTTCGCCCGGCATGTTAGTGACGTTCCCTAGAGGGGTTAAACACGCCATACAGCCAGATTTAGGGAAAGAACCGGTTATTTTCTTTTCAATCGACACCCCTCGCAGAGAGAAAAAAGACATCGTCTTTGAAAATCCCAAAGATGGCACCTCTGATGATTTCATGGGGCATCTATAA